A single window of Labrus mixtus chromosome 23, fLabMix1.1, whole genome shotgun sequence DNA harbors:
- the LOC132958896 gene encoding uncharacterized protein LOC132958896, translating into MEEVMRRTRGGASEPAERTSSASEPAEKMPRMEAASQSKLGSIFDEILEESTSVSTLTSVGIEVQTYLASVESERLFSTASIIIDERRNRLTAEKAEMFIFLKKNLHLMLKKTDLYTPVDDDADEELDRIVSEVHRSHPNTGYKLMRGHLNARGVRVPISRLRESLHRVDAEGVYMRPLRLHVIRRRQYSVPGPNSLWHIDGHHKLIRWRFVVHGGVDGFSRLVVYLNVAGNNRASTVLQSFINAVQQYGLPSRVRSDKGRENSDVAEFMIRSRGTNRNSHITGRSVHNQRKERMWRDVYEHALDLFYQIFTSLEDQGTLNPDNEVHLYAMHRIFLPQIQRTLSSFRDASNFHGLRTERNQSPNELWRRYREQGPMEEI; encoded by the exons ATGGAAGAAGTGATGAGGAGGACCAGAGGAGGAGCCTCAGAGCCAGCAGAGAGGACCTCATCAGCCTCAGAGCCAGCAGAAAAGATGCCTCGGATGGAGGCTGCAAGCCAGAGCAAACTTGGAAGCATTTTTGATGAAATCCTGGAGGAAAGCACATCTGTGTCAACCCTCACAAGTGTAGGTATTGAAGTGCAGACCTACTTAG CAAGTGTGGAGAGCGAAAGGCTCTTCAGCACAGCCTCCATTATTATCGATGAAAGGAGGAACAGGCTGACGGCTGAGAAGGCcgaaatgttcatctttttgaaGAAGAACCTGCACCTCATGTTGAA AAAGACAGATCTCTACACACctgttgatgatgatgctgatgaggaGTTGGACCGTATTGTAAGCGAAGTCCACAGAAGCCATCCAAACACCGGCTACAAGCTAATGCGTGGACATTTGAATGCTAGAGGTGTGCGTGTTCCAA TCTCAAGACTGCGAGAGTCTTTGCACAGAGTGGATGCTGAGGGAGTGTACATGAGACCTCTACGGCTGCATGTAATAAGACGACGGCAGTATTCTGTTCCTGGCCCAAACTCTTTATGGCACATAGATGGTCACCACAAGCTCATAAG GTGGAGATTTGTTGTCCATGGTGGGGTGGACGGATTCAGTCGACTGGTGGTCTACCTGAATGTGGCTGGCAATAATAGGGCTAGCACTGTCCTACAGAGCTTTATCAATGCCGTTCAGCAGTACGGGCTGCCGTCAAGGGTACGGTCTGATAAAGGAAGAGAGAATTCAGACGTAGCAGAATTCATGATCAGGAGCAGAGGTACCAACAGGAACTCTCACATCACAGGCAGAAGTGTACACAATCAGCG AAAAGAGAGGATGTGGAGAGATGTTTATGAGCATGCCCTAGACCTCTTCTATCAGATCTTCACTTCATTGGAAGATCAGGGAACACTCAATCCAGACAACGAAGTCCATCTTTATGCCATGCACCGGATCTTCCTTCCCCAAATTCAGAGAACCCTCAGCTCCTTCAGAGATGCTTCGAACTTTCATGGACTTAGAACTGAAAGGAATCAATCACCTAATGAACTCTGGAGAAGATACAGAGAGCAAGGCCCCATggaggaaatttaa
- the LOC132958554 gene encoding uncharacterized protein LOC132958554: MSPAVIHVLFNGDPEMATIVVEDCPDLHIRSIITMLELEELTQEQKDTVSDLSLSWDLPAVTKTNQRWLHNKLLVHAVIRRTMRQIKQLRNGLKDVMLWPLLTSRPDVVPLLFPKMAGMQFVPQMFLDKITWPVEDSDDDEELDIECKCRITGFLRMFIETASSDTLAQFLKFWVGWEMLPPELKVEFSGGTFPSSSTCFETLKLPAHYNTYKDFEEALVAAIDSAHTGFGLV; this comes from the exons ATGAGTCCTGCTGTTATTCATGTACTGTTCAATGGGGACCCTGAAATGGCAACAATTGTTGTCGAGGACTGTCCTGATCTGCACATCAGGAGTATTATAACAATG CTTGAACTTGAAGAACTTACTCAGGAACAGAAGGACACAGTGTCAGATCTTTCCCTGTCTTGGGATCTCCCAGCAGTCACTAAAACGAATCAGAGGTGGCTACATAACAAACTTCTAGTACACGCG GTCATCAGGAGGACCATGCGCCAAATTAAACAGTTGAGAAATGGATTGAAAGATGTGATGCTATGGCCCCTGCTGACATCTAGGCCAGATGTTGTCCCACTTCTTTTTCCGAAAATGGCAGGAATGCAGTTTGTACCCCAG atgttcCTAGACAAAATCACATGGCCTGTGgaggacagtgatgatgatgaagaactTGACATTGAGTGCAAGTGCCGCATCACTGGTTTTCTACGGATGTTCATTGAAACAG CTTCATCAGATACACTGGCCCAGTTTCTGAAATTCTGGGTCGGCTGGGAAATGCTCCCTCCAGAACTCAAAGTGGAGTTTTCCGGGGGAACCTTTCCATCATCCTCCACATGCTTTGAAACACTGAAGCTGCCAGCTCATTACAACACCTACAAAGACTTCGAGGAAGCACTTGTTGCTGCCATAGACAGTGCACACACTGGATTTGGTCTTGTTTAA